From Kitasatospora sp. MAP12-44:
ACCAGGTCCGCGGTCACCATCACCCGGCGGCGGGACCAGCGGTCGGCCAGTGCTCCGGCCGGCAGACCGGCCAGCAGCCAGGGCAGGTAGAAGGCGGCGGTGACGGTCGAGACGGCCAGCGGATTGCGGGTCAGGGACGCGGCCAGCAGCGGTGCAGCCGCCTGCAGCGCGCCGTCACCCGTCACGGAGACGCCAGTGGCGGCAAGCAGATGGGTGACCCTGCCGGTTCTTCGGCCGGCAAGGCCACCCACCGCTTGCGTTGCCTGGTTCTCCTGGTCCGCGCTCAGCCGGCTGCCCGATCTGGCGTGAAATCACCGCTGCGGACGCCGTTCACGAACGCCGTCCAGGCGGATGTCCCGAAGGCGAGGATCGGTCCGGTCCCGTTGTCCTTGGTGTCCCGGACACCCACGAGCGGGTCGCCGAGAGCCACTTCGATGCAGCCGGTGTCACCGCTCACGCTGCTCTTCCTCCAGCGCGCGGCGCGAAAATCTGTTCCAGTCACACGTTCCCCCCGACGGTCAGTTGTTCGATGGCTGATTCGTTGGCGTGCCTAGGAAGCA
This genomic window contains:
- a CDS encoding DUF397 domain-containing protein, producing the protein MTGTDFRAARWRKSSVSGDTGCIEVALGDPLVGVRDTKDNGTGPILAFGTSAWTAFVNGVRSGDFTPDRAAG